In one Sphingomonas sanguinis genomic region, the following are encoded:
- a CDS encoding response regulator: MNSPHQSAVVLVVDDEALIRMYAVDVFEDVGFTVIEADSGEDALSVLDEHPEITVLFTDIHMPGPFDGLVLARMVHERRPDIQLIIASGRGRPHKSELPGDGTFFTKPYDGMAIARLIEATDRLSHHQHKSNGTV; the protein is encoded by the coding sequence ATGAATAGCCCTCACCAATCGGCCGTCGTTCTCGTTGTCGATGATGAGGCGCTGATCCGCATGTATGCCGTCGATGTTTTCGAGGATGTCGGGTTTACGGTAATTGAAGCCGACAGCGGCGAAGACGCTCTGAGTGTGCTTGATGAGCACCCGGAAATTACCGTACTATTTACCGATATCCATATGCCCGGTCCATTTGACGGGTTGGTATTGGCTAGAATGGTTCACGAGCGTCGGCCTGATATTCAGCTGATTATTGCGTCCGGGAGGGGGCGGCCGCACAAGTCTGAGCTACCGGGTGACGGTACGTTCTTCACCAAGCCTTATGACGGTATGGCGATCGCCCGATTGATCGAAGCGACTGACCGGCTTTCGCACCATCAACATAAATCTAATGGGACCGTCTGA
- a CDS encoding MerR family transcriptional regulator → MSDLTIGKLAKATDTNVETVRYYEKIGLLPAPARSAGNYRSYDESHLRRLSFIRRARDLGFSIDQVRELMALADRRDQSCMAVDVIANQHRNAITRKIADLTALAGELDTLIDSCSRNTVADCRIIEALAPHA, encoded by the coding sequence ATGAGCGATCTGACAATCGGCAAGCTGGCAAAGGCGACAGATACCAACGTCGAGACGGTACGGTATTACGAGAAGATTGGCCTTCTACCGGCACCGGCCCGATCGGCAGGCAATTACCGAAGCTATGACGAAAGCCATCTCCGGCGCCTGTCTTTCATCCGCCGCGCGCGTGATCTGGGCTTCTCGATCGATCAGGTGCGGGAGCTGATGGCGCTGGCCGATCGGCGTGACCAATCTTGCATGGCCGTCGACGTGATCGCCAACCAGCACCGCAACGCAATTACGCGCAAGATCGCCGATCTGACCGCGTTGGCGGGTGAGCTGGATACCCTAATCGACTCCTGTAGCCGCAACACGGTTGCCGACTGTCGGATCATTGAAGCCTTGGCCCCCCACGCGTGA
- a CDS encoding cation transporter encodes MACNSCCASSTKGTTNDPRWRRALWIALGVNAAMFAIEIAAGLMGGSRALQADALDFLGDAANYAISLGVAGMALAWRAKAALLKGATLALLGLYVLGITIWGIWHGAVPEAHVMGFVGIAALIANGAVALMLYRFRSGDANMRSVWICSRNDAIGNIAVVFAAAGVFGTGTAWPDLIVAGIMAALGISGGVQIVTAASRELASPEAQDYSRITA; translated from the coding sequence ATGGCCTGCAACAGTTGCTGTGCCTCCTCCACTAAAGGCACGACGAACGATCCCCGCTGGCGCCGCGCCCTGTGGATCGCGCTTGGCGTCAACGCTGCGATGTTCGCGATCGAGATCGCGGCCGGGCTGATGGGCGGCTCACGCGCGTTGCAAGCCGATGCGCTCGACTTCCTTGGCGACGCCGCAAACTACGCGATCAGCCTTGGTGTCGCCGGTATGGCGCTCGCCTGGCGCGCCAAAGCAGCGCTGCTCAAGGGCGCTACGCTGGCGCTTCTAGGCCTGTACGTTCTCGGCATCACCATTTGGGGAATATGGCACGGTGCGGTCCCCGAGGCGCATGTCATGGGCTTCGTCGGGATCGCCGCGCTGATCGCCAACGGGGCGGTCGCGCTCATGCTCTACCGCTTTCGCAGCGGCGACGCGAACATGCGCTCGGTCTGGATTTGCTCGCGTAACGACGCGATCGGCAACATCGCAGTCGTCTTTGCCGCCGCAGGCGTGTTCGGGACCGGCACGGCATGGCCCGACCTAATTGTCGCTGGCATCATGGCCGCGCTCGGCATTTCGGGGGGCGTGCAGATTGTCACTGCCGCGAGCCGGGAACTCGCCTCGCCTGAAGCACAGGATTACAGCCGGATCACAGCATGA
- a CDS encoding PAS domain-containing protein has product MSESSSTYSGERRRLATLTDYDVLDGKAEQGFDDITRIAAQVAGTPIAFIALVDDQRAWFKAPIGLDLADIPREWSISSHAIEQDGVFEIPDLKNDDRFASNPLVIGEAGFRSYAGAPLLASDGEKLGALAVVDREPRELSVEQRRALAGLSRQVMNLLTSRKQLAERREVDQRHGFILDSAVDYAIVSMKLDGTVTSWNEGAARIMGWTEEEMCGSPCHRFFTPEDCSDGIPEKEMGAALARGRGKDERWHLRKSGERFWANGEMMPLTDEADRPIGFIKILRDRTEQRLEYERLKAIEERFKIALDAAGFVGSWDWDIRTDTLRADTKFCSFYSVDPKLGESGVPLSTFVAGIHPDDRDWVGEAIRRCIEETGEFAEEYRVLRHDGAVRWVMAQGRCSYDDSGKATHFPGVAIDTTDRKLAELALVESETRMRLALEAGDLGTWESTLELGNLQWDARTRELLGHTPDEPLDFHHSFIRHVHPDDREWVSAAVAEAVTTDGILDIEFRTIDAAKRQRHVHAIGAVVVGVVKRFLGTVRDVTDLRAAEEHRALLNNELQHRIKNTLSIVQAIVSQSLRNASTPAEARDTIGNRLQVLSEAHDLLTRTSWSAAPIDTIIDGAIQLQGGRSRRIRVSGPEVRFSARAALALAMALHELGTNATKYGALSVSEGYVDLRWTVVQEAEPAFELVWKEHGGPVVTEPTRAGFGTRLMQSLGRDLGGKVAIDYQASGVKWTMRSSLAAISEG; this is encoded by the coding sequence ATGAGCGAAAGTAGCAGCACCTATTCCGGTGAACGGCGTCGTTTGGCGACCCTTACCGATTATGACGTTCTGGACGGAAAGGCCGAACAGGGTTTCGATGACATAACCCGTATTGCGGCACAGGTCGCCGGCACCCCGATCGCCTTCATAGCGCTGGTCGATGACCAGCGTGCATGGTTCAAGGCTCCGATCGGCTTGGACTTGGCCGACATCCCCCGTGAGTGGTCGATCAGCTCGCATGCCATCGAACAGGATGGCGTGTTCGAGATCCCCGATTTGAAGAACGATGATCGCTTTGCCAGCAATCCGCTTGTTATCGGAGAAGCCGGCTTTCGGTCCTATGCCGGTGCGCCGCTCCTTGCGTCCGATGGCGAAAAGCTCGGCGCACTCGCTGTCGTGGATCGTGAACCACGAGAGTTGAGCGTCGAACAAAGGCGGGCATTGGCGGGGTTATCGCGACAGGTGATGAACCTGCTGACCTCACGCAAGCAGCTGGCCGAGCGCCGCGAGGTTGACCAGCGCCACGGTTTCATTCTCGACAGCGCGGTGGATTACGCGATCGTGTCGATGAAACTCGACGGCACGGTGACGAGCTGGAACGAGGGCGCGGCCCGGATCATGGGCTGGACCGAGGAAGAGATGTGCGGTTCGCCATGCCATCGCTTCTTCACCCCGGAGGACTGCAGCGATGGCATTCCCGAGAAAGAAATGGGCGCCGCCCTGGCGCGGGGACGCGGCAAGGACGAGCGCTGGCACCTGCGCAAGAGCGGAGAACGCTTCTGGGCCAATGGTGAGATGATGCCGTTAACCGACGAGGCAGATCGTCCGATAGGGTTTATCAAGATACTGCGCGACCGCACCGAACAGCGTCTGGAATATGAACGGCTGAAGGCGATCGAGGAGCGCTTCAAGATAGCACTGGATGCAGCCGGCTTCGTTGGATCCTGGGACTGGGACATTCGGACCGATACGCTGCGCGCCGACACCAAGTTCTGCTCCTTCTACTCCGTCGATCCGAAACTCGGCGAAAGCGGGGTGCCCCTTTCGACCTTCGTCGCCGGCATCCATCCTGACGATCGTGACTGGGTTGGTGAGGCGATCCGCCGGTGTATTGAGGAGACCGGGGAGTTCGCTGAAGAGTATCGTGTTCTCCGCCACGATGGGGCGGTGCGTTGGGTCATGGCACAGGGGCGCTGCTCATACGACGATAGCGGCAAGGCGACCCACTTCCCCGGCGTCGCGATCGACACCACCGATCGCAAGCTGGCCGAGCTGGCGCTGGTGGAAAGCGAAACCCGGATGCGCCTGGCGCTTGAGGCGGGTGATCTGGGTACGTGGGAATCGACGCTTGAGCTAGGCAACCTGCAATGGGACGCTCGAACGCGTGAGTTGCTTGGTCATACACCGGATGAGCCGCTCGACTTTCATCACTCCTTTATTCGGCATGTCCACCCAGATGATCGGGAGTGGGTAAGCGCGGCGGTCGCCGAAGCGGTCACCACGGATGGCATACTCGACATCGAGTTCAGGACGATCGACGCAGCAAAGCGTCAACGCCATGTCCATGCCATCGGGGCGGTGGTCGTCGGCGTCGTCAAACGCTTTCTAGGCACGGTGCGGGACGTGACCGATCTACGGGCCGCCGAGGAACATCGTGCGCTGCTCAACAACGAACTTCAGCACCGCATCAAGAACACGCTGTCTATCGTCCAAGCGATCGTCAGCCAGTCGCTGCGCAACGCATCAACGCCGGCCGAAGCGCGCGACACCATTGGCAATCGCCTCCAGGTGCTGAGCGAAGCGCACGATCTGCTCACACGGACGAGCTGGTCCGCCGCTCCGATCGACACGATCATCGACGGTGCAATCCAGCTTCAGGGCGGTCGCTCCCGGCGTATTCGCGTATCCGGACCGGAGGTCCGGTTCAGTGCACGGGCAGCTCTTGCGCTGGCGATGGCGCTCCATGAACTCGGCACCAACGCGACTAAATATGGCGCCCTGTCCGTTTCGGAGGGCTATGTCGATTTGCGTTGGACCGTAGTTCAGGAGGCCGAACCGGCGTTCGAACTGGTATGGAAGGAGCATGGCGGACCTGTCGTTACGGAGCCGACGCGGGCCGGCTTTGGAACACGATTGATGCAGAGCCTTGGTCGCGATCTCGGCGGCAAGGTCGCCATCGATTATCAAGCCAGCGGCGTAAAATGGACGATGCGTTCATCTCTGGCAGCGATTTCCGAGGGTTAA
- a CDS encoding TolC family protein has product MHRIIAAVLAAGACASSAHAQTSPPTGTAPVLTLNDALARAGATSPAQEAAAAAIRAAEAQRRVANLRPNPSIVAETENVAGSGIYQGLRSSETTVGLALPLELGGKRSARVAVASAQLSRAALDAEIARADLRLRVTQAYNQASAAERRLVIARGQVGIAAEALRAAQVRVRAGRASPLEEQRADVARIAAAGAAERAARSAEVASSNLTRLLRTPVTALDLSWFDRVEGAGPPRPVAAGSTLTAAASRADLSTANAQVRLARSQRVPDVTVSASARRLEQTNDVAAVFGVSIPLAVFNRGRAAVDVSTAQRDQADALRRVALLDAEQAIAQAQAEATNAATTARNTSGPALAAAQEAARIARIGYREGKFGQLDLLDAERTLSDTRTAAIDALAAYHDAQARLERLTTPAPTVTEDNR; this is encoded by the coding sequence ATGCATCGCATCATTGCGGCCGTCTTGGCCGCAGGCGCATGTGCCTCATCCGCACATGCGCAGACCAGCCCGCCTACCGGCACAGCGCCGGTTCTTACTCTTAACGACGCGCTGGCTCGGGCTGGAGCCACGTCCCCCGCGCAAGAAGCAGCCGCTGCCGCTATCCGCGCAGCCGAGGCGCAGCGTCGGGTCGCCAATCTTCGACCAAACCCATCGATAGTCGCCGAAACTGAGAACGTCGCGGGATCGGGTATCTACCAGGGTCTTCGATCATCCGAGACGACGGTAGGGCTGGCCTTGCCGCTGGAGCTGGGTGGCAAGCGTAGCGCCAGGGTAGCGGTTGCATCGGCCCAGCTCAGCCGGGCAGCGCTCGATGCAGAGATCGCCCGTGCCGATCTACGGTTACGGGTGACGCAGGCCTATAACCAGGCCAGCGCAGCCGAGCGCCGGCTGGTGATCGCGCGCGGGCAAGTCGGCATCGCCGCTGAAGCGTTGCGAGCCGCCCAGGTTCGGGTGCGCGCTGGACGCGCGTCACCGCTTGAGGAGCAGCGAGCAGATGTTGCCCGGATCGCGGCCGCGGGCGCCGCGGAACGTGCAGCCCGATCGGCGGAGGTCGCATCCAGTAACCTGACGCGCCTCCTGCGCACGCCTGTCACCGCGCTCGACCTAAGCTGGTTCGATCGGGTCGAGGGCGCAGGGCCGCCACGCCCAGTCGCAGCAGGCTCGACCCTGACAGCGGCAGCATCCCGTGCGGACCTGTCGACCGCGAACGCGCAAGTCCGCCTCGCCCGCAGCCAGCGGGTTCCCGATGTAACAGTCAGCGCCAGTGCGCGCCGTCTCGAACAGACGAACGATGTCGCGGCGGTCTTCGGCGTCTCCATCCCTCTTGCCGTGTTCAACCGCGGCCGTGCAGCCGTGGATGTCTCGACAGCCCAGCGCGATCAGGCCGACGCCCTGCGACGTGTGGCACTGCTCGACGCGGAGCAGGCCATCGCCCAGGCACAGGCGGAAGCGACGAACGCCGCCACGACGGCGCGTAACACCAGCGGTCCTGCGCTTGCGGCCGCACAGGAAGCGGCTCGGATCGCGCGCATTGGCTACCGCGAGGGCAAGTTCGGGCAGCTCGACCTTCTCGATGCCGAACGCACCCTTTCCGACACTAGGACGGCCGCGATCGACGCGCTTGCCGCCTACCACGACGCACAGGCGCGCCTTGAGCGGCTGACGACGCCCGCGCCCACAGTCACGGAAGACAATCGATGA